In Pectobacterium brasiliense, a single genomic region encodes these proteins:
- the rlmB gene encoding 23S rRNA (guanosine(2251)-2'-O)-methyltransferase RlmB, whose translation MSEIIYGIHAVKALLERDPQRFLEVFVLKGRDDRRLQPVIAELEAQGIVIQVANRQWLDKQADDAVHQGIVAKVKEGRKYQENDLPAMLDNLETPFLLILDGVTDPHNLGACLRNADGAGVHAVIVPRDRSAQLNATVKKVACGAAETVPVISVTNLARTMRLLQERNIWIVGTAGEADHTLYQSKLTGPLALVMGAEGEGMRRLTREHCDELISIPMAGSVSSLNVSVATGVCLFEAVRQRA comes from the coding sequence ATGAGCGAAATTATTTACGGTATCCACGCGGTTAAGGCACTGCTTGAGCGCGATCCACAGCGTTTTCTGGAAGTTTTTGTTCTGAAAGGGCGCGACGATCGTCGCCTTCAGCCTGTGATTGCGGAGCTGGAAGCGCAGGGCATCGTCATTCAGGTGGCGAACCGCCAATGGCTGGACAAGCAGGCTGACGATGCGGTGCATCAGGGGATCGTAGCGAAAGTTAAAGAAGGGCGGAAATATCAGGAAAACGATCTGCCTGCGATGTTAGACAATCTGGAAACGCCTTTCCTGCTGATATTGGACGGCGTGACCGATCCACATAATCTGGGCGCTTGCCTGCGTAATGCGGATGGCGCTGGTGTACATGCGGTGATTGTGCCGCGCGATCGTTCTGCGCAGCTTAATGCGACGGTGAAGAAGGTGGCCTGCGGTGCGGCGGAAACCGTACCGGTTATCAGCGTGACCAATCTTGCCCGTACGATGCGCCTGTTGCAGGAGCGTAATATCTGGATCGTTGGCACGGCGGGTGAAGCGGATCATACGCTGTACCAAAGCAAGCTGACCGGGCCGCTGGCGCTGGTGATGGGCGCGGAAGGGGAAGGTATGCGTCGTTTGACTCGTGAACACTGCGATGAATTGATCAGTATTCCGATGGCGGGCAGCGTGTCTTCACTGAATGTGTCGGTTGCTACTGGCGTGTGTCTGTTTGAAGCCGTTCGCCAGCGCGCGTAA
- the prfH gene encoding peptide chain release factor H, producing MILLQLSAAQGPDECMLATTKALHALTRDAARQGVNCEIIETEAGKRAGTLRSALVLLNGEQAEPLAANWCGTLQWTCNSPWRKGGGRKNWFIGVARFHQEQAFADHEIRFEATKSSGPGGQHVNKTESAVRATHVASGITVKVQSERSQHANKRLACYLIAYRLEALQQQQHAELRPQRRLFHHQIERGNPVKVFKGEDFTLVTSR from the coding sequence ATGATATTGCTTCAACTCTCCGCCGCACAGGGGCCGGACGAATGCATGCTGGCAACGACAAAAGCGCTTCACGCTCTGACGCGAGATGCCGCACGGCAAGGCGTCAACTGTGAAATTATCGAAACCGAAGCGGGGAAACGCGCGGGCACACTACGTTCCGCACTGGTTCTGCTAAACGGTGAACAGGCGGAACCGCTCGCCGCCAACTGGTGCGGTACACTTCAGTGGACGTGCAATAGCCCCTGGCGCAAGGGTGGCGGACGCAAAAACTGGTTTATCGGCGTCGCCCGCTTTCATCAGGAACAGGCGTTTGCCGATCACGAGATTCGCTTTGAAGCCACCAAATCCTCGGGTCCCGGTGGGCAGCATGTGAATAAAACCGAGTCTGCCGTCCGCGCTACCCATGTCGCCAGCGGTATCACGGTGAAGGTACAGAGTGAACGCAGCCAGCACGCCAACAAGCGTCTGGCCTGTTATCTCATCGCCTATCGTCTTGAAGCGTTACAACAGCAGCAGCACGCTGAACTAAGGCCACAGCGGCGTCTGTTCCACCATCAGATCGAACGCGGCAATCCGGTAAAAGTCTTCAAAGGCGAAGATTTTACGCTGGTCACCTCGCGCTAA
- the rnr gene encoding ribonuclease R, translating to MSQDPFLEREAEKYESPIPSREYILAHIAKRDTPISREELAADLQLTGEDALEALRRRLRAMERDGQLIFTRRQCYALPEKLDLLRGTVIGHRDGFGFLRVEGRKDDLYLSAEEMKRAIHGDVVLAQPLGADRKGRREGRIVRVLEPRTGQIVGRYFVDAGVGFVVPDDSRLSFDILIPKEEINGARMGFVVVVELTQRATRRTKAVGKIVEILGDNMGTGLAVDIALRTHDIPHTWPEKVEEQVKDLSEEVPEAAKKGRVDLRKLPLVTIDGEDARDFDDAVHCEPKRGGGWRLWVAIADVSYYVRPNTPLDHEARARGTSVYFPSQVVPMLPEVLSNGLCSLNPQVDRLCMVCEMTVSAQGKLSSYKFYEAVMSSHARLTYTKVWNILQGDAELREHYKPLVGGLEELHRMYKALEHAREVRGGIAFETEEAKFIFNAERRIDRVEAVVRNDAHKLIEECMILANISAAKFVEKNEEPALFRVHDQPSEDHVLALRSVLGELGLTLKGGMKPQPKDYAELMNELADRPDREMLQTMLLRSMKQAIYDPENRGHFGLALTSYGHFTSPIRRYPDLSLHRAIKYLLSDRHERWTSTGGWHSDINEMLQLGMHCSMTERRADEATRDVADWLKCDFMQDHVGEVFTGIIASVTGFGFFVRLKDLFIDGLVHVSTLDNDYYRYDNIGQRLIGESRGQVYRLGDEVEIRVEAVHMDERNIDFALISSTRKVRGEGKTARDRVKKPESREAKPSRRRRSASKAPANFEPDAAFRKEGESSTKSDKSKAKPKKNRDKAKKNAEKTRKIAAATKAKRAKKKSAE from the coding sequence ATGTCACAAGATCCATTCCTGGAACGAGAAGCAGAAAAATACGAATCCCCCATCCCCAGTCGTGAATATATTTTGGCGCACATCGCCAAGCGCGATACCCCGATTAGCCGGGAAGAATTAGCCGCCGACCTGCAATTAACCGGAGAAGACGCTCTCGAAGCGCTGCGCCGTCGCCTGCGTGCGATGGAGCGTGATGGTCAGCTTATTTTTACCCGCCGTCAGTGCTATGCGTTGCCGGAAAAACTCGATCTGCTGCGCGGTACGGTCATTGGTCACCGCGATGGTTTCGGCTTCCTGCGCGTGGAAGGCCGTAAAGACGATCTTTATCTGTCGGCCGAAGAGATGAAACGGGCGATTCACGGTGATGTAGTGCTGGCACAGCCGCTGGGCGCGGATCGTAAAGGGCGTCGTGAAGGGCGCATTGTGCGCGTGCTGGAACCGCGTACCGGACAAATTGTTGGACGCTATTTTGTCGATGCTGGTGTCGGGTTCGTCGTACCGGATGACAGCCGCCTGAGCTTCGATATTCTGATCCCGAAAGAAGAAATTAACGGCGCTCGTATGGGCTTCGTGGTGGTGGTTGAGCTGACGCAACGTGCCACGCGCCGCACGAAAGCGGTGGGTAAGATCGTCGAGATCCTCGGTGACAACATGGGCACCGGATTGGCGGTGGATATCGCCCTGCGTACCCATGATATTCCGCACACCTGGCCGGAGAAAGTGGAAGAGCAGGTAAAGGATCTTTCCGAAGAAGTGCCGGAAGCTGCGAAAAAAGGCCGAGTGGATCTGCGTAAGCTGCCGCTGGTTACGATTGACGGCGAAGATGCCCGCGATTTCGATGACGCGGTACACTGTGAGCCGAAACGCGGCGGTGGCTGGCGCTTATGGGTTGCGATTGCGGACGTGAGCTATTACGTTCGGCCGAATACGCCGCTTGACCATGAAGCGCGGGCGCGTGGCACCTCGGTATACTTCCCGTCGCAGGTAGTCCCGATGCTGCCGGAAGTGTTGTCGAACGGACTCTGTTCGCTTAACCCGCAGGTCGATCGCCTGTGTATGGTCTGTGAAATGACCGTTTCTGCGCAGGGTAAGCTGTCGTCCTATAAGTTCTATGAAGCAGTGATGAGCTCACATGCGCGCCTGACCTACACCAAAGTGTGGAATATTCTGCAAGGCGACGCCGAACTGCGCGAGCACTACAAGCCGCTGGTGGGTGGGTTGGAAGAGCTGCACCGCATGTACAAGGCGCTTGAACACGCGCGTGAAGTGCGTGGCGGCATCGCGTTTGAAACGGAAGAAGCGAAGTTCATTTTCAACGCCGAACGCCGTATCGATCGTGTGGAAGCGGTGGTGCGTAACGATGCGCACAAGCTGATCGAAGAGTGCATGATTCTGGCGAATATCTCCGCCGCGAAATTTGTGGAGAAAAACGAAGAGCCTGCGCTGTTCCGCGTACACGATCAGCCGAGTGAAGACCATGTCTTAGCCCTGCGTAGCGTGTTGGGCGAACTGGGGCTGACGCTGAAAGGTGGAATGAAGCCACAGCCGAAAGATTACGCCGAATTGATGAATGAGTTGGCAGATCGTCCCGATCGGGAAATGCTGCAAACTATGCTGCTGCGTTCAATGAAGCAGGCGATTTATGACCCAGAGAATCGAGGCCACTTCGGTCTGGCATTAACGTCTTACGGCCATTTCACGTCACCGATTCGTCGTTATCCAGACCTGTCGCTGCACCGCGCCATTAAGTATCTGCTGAGCGATCGTCATGAGCGCTGGACGTCAACGGGCGGCTGGCATAGCGATATTAACGAGATGCTACAGCTGGGCATGCACTGCTCGATGACGGAGCGCCGTGCGGATGAGGCCACGCGTGACGTCGCGGACTGGCTGAAATGCGACTTTATGCAGGATCACGTGGGTGAGGTCTTTACGGGAATTATCGCCAGCGTGACCGGCTTTGGTTTCTTCGTGCGCCTGAAAGATCTGTTTATCGACGGGCTGGTGCACGTTTCCACGCTGGATAATGACTACTACCGCTACGATAATATCGGCCAGCGGCTGATCGGCGAATCGCGCGGGCAGGTTTATCGTCTGGGTGATGAAGTCGAAATTCGTGTTGAAGCTGTCCATATGGATGAGCGCAACATTGATTTCGCGTTGATTTCCAGCACGCGCAAGGTGCGCGGTGAAGGTAAAACTGCACGCGATCGTGTGAAGAAACCGGAATCGCGTGAGGCCAAGCCAAGTCGACGTCGTCGCAGCGCGAGCAAAGCGCCGGCAAACTTTGAGCCGGATGCCGCATTCCGCAAAGAAGGCGAGAGCAGCACGAAGTCGGATAAGTCAAAAGCCAAGCCGAAAAAGAACCGCGATAAAGCGAAAAAGAACGCGGAAAAAACGCGTAAAATCGCTGCCGCGACCAAAGCGAAACGCGCGAAGAAAAAATCTGCTGAGTAA
- a CDS encoding DUF350 domain-containing protein, translating into MPIVTSLLAFASYFFIGFAMVLAFLFIYTRVTPHDEWALIKENNATAAIGFGGALIGYVIPLSSAAINSVSLVDYITWGAVALVVQLVIYFAVRLYMPRISQHIQNNDVATGAFLCAASLSGGILNAACMSY; encoded by the coding sequence ATGCCTATTGTTACGTCGCTACTCGCTTTCGCTTCTTATTTCTTTATCGGGTTTGCCATGGTGCTGGCCTTTCTGTTTATCTACACCCGTGTCACGCCACATGATGAGTGGGCGTTGATTAAAGAAAACAACGCTACGGCGGCTATTGGGTTTGGTGGGGCGTTAATTGGCTATGTTATCCCGCTTTCCAGTGCGGCGATTAATTCGGTGAGCCTGGTGGATTACATCACCTGGGGCGCAGTCGCGCTGGTGGTGCAATTGGTTATTTATTTCGCGGTGCGCCTGTATATGCCACGCATCAGTCAGCATATCCAGAATAATGATGTCGCCACTGGTGCCTTTCTCTGTGCCGCCTCGCTCAGCGGCGGGATTCTGAATGCGGCGTGTATGTCGTATTAA
- a CDS encoding methyl-accepting chemotaxis protein: MRLKNISIRTGLLTLLLLTTLLLLIVSSMGVVAIKKDRETLTAQNQIQGIELGNLMSGYNQTLSARASATLAVRKIEIGLLDDGAKETGVVEKHLHQSQEDIDRVIKSANADPKQQALAQDVLKTYQAYFQQGMTPMLSALQKQYTDEYYEVLEKQLGPLSEAFDLSIQNFRQYAQLLSEQGLAQSENNESIMLLLIAIACLLSITLVALAWVALRHMLLKPLDYAIEQLEQVAAGNLTRRLIQGGDNELGRLNDAIGRMQGALLESVSQVRDASTQIDLGSRELFEENAQLSQRTEESVAALEQTAASMEQLSATVKLNADHAELAHQLANNVSNTSSRSNESVCYVIEKMQEIATSAKRINDILSVIDGIAFQTNILALNASVESARAGEQGRGFAVVAGEVRNLAQHSAQAAKEIRALILDSQTRVSEGLELASKAGETMDEVTDEIIRITQLMRDISTATQEQHRGIEQVNVAFTQIDKVAQHNAQLVKASSATTQSLEQQSQQLMRSMALFQVEPRLS, encoded by the coding sequence ATGAGGTTGAAAAATATTTCTATTCGTACCGGCTTATTAACGTTATTGCTGCTAACTACCCTATTGCTACTTATCGTCAGCAGCATGGGCGTTGTCGCGATTAAGAAAGACAGGGAAACGCTGACAGCACAAAATCAGATTCAGGGCATTGAGTTGGGCAACCTGATGAGCGGCTATAATCAGACGCTTAGCGCACGTGCCTCGGCAACGCTCGCCGTCAGGAAGATTGAAATCGGTCTGCTGGACGACGGAGCCAAGGAAACCGGGGTCGTAGAGAAACATCTTCACCAATCGCAGGAAGACATTGACCGCGTGATCAAATCGGCCAATGCCGATCCCAAACAGCAGGCGCTGGCGCAGGACGTATTAAAAACCTATCAGGCCTATTTTCAGCAGGGCATGACCCCGATGCTGAGTGCACTGCAAAAGCAGTATACCGACGAATATTATGAAGTTCTGGAAAAACAGCTCGGCCCGCTGAGCGAAGCCTTTGATTTATCAATCCAGAATTTCCGTCAGTATGCCCAACTGCTTTCCGAACAGGGGCTGGCACAGTCCGAGAACAATGAGAGCATCATGCTGTTGCTCATTGCCATCGCCTGCCTGCTGTCTATCACGCTGGTGGCATTAGCCTGGGTCGCGCTACGGCACATGCTGCTCAAACCGCTGGACTATGCCATTGAGCAACTGGAACAGGTTGCCGCCGGTAACCTGACACGCCGCCTGATTCAAGGCGGAGACAACGAACTGGGTCGACTCAATGATGCTATCGGCCGCATGCAGGGTGCGCTGCTGGAGTCGGTCAGTCAGGTGCGCGATGCCAGCACGCAAATCGATCTCGGTAGCCGCGAACTGTTTGAAGAAAACGCTCAGCTTTCTCAACGTACGGAAGAATCTGTTGCTGCGCTGGAACAGACGGCAGCGAGCATGGAGCAATTGAGTGCGACGGTGAAACTCAATGCCGATCACGCGGAACTCGCGCATCAGCTTGCCAATAATGTCTCGAACACCAGCAGCCGCAGCAACGAGTCTGTCTGTTACGTCATTGAAAAAATGCAGGAGATCGCCACCAGCGCCAAGCGCATCAATGACATTCTCAGCGTCATTGACGGCATCGCATTCCAGACCAACATTCTGGCGCTGAACGCCTCCGTTGAATCCGCTCGCGCAGGCGAACAAGGCAGAGGCTTTGCCGTCGTCGCCGGAGAAGTGCGTAATCTGGCGCAGCATAGCGCACAGGCGGCGAAAGAAATCCGCGCATTGATTTTGGATTCCCAGACGCGCGTGTCGGAAGGGCTTGAATTAGCCTCTAAAGCAGGCGAAACCATGGACGAAGTGACCGACGAAATCATCCGTATTACACAGCTGATGCGAGACATTTCCACTGCCACGCAAGAACAGCATCGCGGTATTGAGCAGGTTAACGTCGCCTTCACACAGATCGATAAGGTCGCTCAGCACAACGCGCAGCTCGTCAAAGCCTCATCGGCAACTACACAGTCGCTGGAGCAGCAGTCTCAGCAGTTGATGCGATCCATGGCGCTGTTTCAGGTAGAGCCTCGTCTTTCCTAA
- a CDS encoding RNA ligase RtcB family protein: MGNAIRSISARVSVIATENTWIEDKAIQQLHITSQLPDMVRVAGMPDLHPGRGYPIGAAFFSQQRFYPALVGNDIGCGMALWRTSLNANKISLDKLEKRLGNIDGPLEDDIEIPPSLADFRYSLGTIGGGNHFAELQQLDEIYQPDALHALHIDPKQLLLLVHSGSRGLGQTILEAHVREFGHQGLEANTPAAEAYLEQHQFALTFATHNRRLIAQRMLERWHTEGDAALDVNHNLVTSATIEGISGWLHRKGATPADCGPVIIPGSRGDYSYIVQPIPHADSLYSLAHGAGRKWMRTECKDRLSSRYSVQQLARTRFGSRVICQDRQLIFQEAPEAYKPIDSVIGAMQQAGLITLIARLKPVLTYKTRGEDK; this comes from the coding sequence ATGGGCAATGCTATTCGCTCTATTTCGGCGCGCGTCAGTGTGATCGCGACGGAAAACACCTGGATTGAAGATAAAGCAATCCAACAGCTTCACATTACATCACAACTTCCCGATATGGTTCGCGTGGCCGGCATGCCAGATTTGCATCCGGGTCGGGGTTACCCTATCGGCGCCGCCTTTTTTTCACAACAGCGGTTCTATCCGGCGCTGGTCGGAAACGACATCGGCTGCGGCATGGCGCTATGGCGCACGAGCCTGAACGCCAACAAAATCTCTCTGGATAAGCTGGAGAAACGGCTTGGTAATATCGATGGACCACTGGAAGACGATATCGAAATTCCCCCTTCGCTGGCGGATTTTCGCTATTCGCTGGGCACCATCGGCGGCGGTAATCATTTTGCGGAACTACAGCAGCTTGATGAAATCTATCAACCCGATGCACTACACGCTTTGCACATTGATCCTAAACAGCTGCTGTTGCTCGTCCACAGCGGCTCGCGCGGATTAGGGCAAACCATACTGGAAGCTCACGTGCGGGAATTCGGCCATCAGGGGCTTGAAGCCAATACGCCTGCCGCAGAGGCCTATCTGGAACAGCACCAGTTCGCGCTGACGTTTGCCACCCACAATCGGCGGCTGATCGCGCAGCGAATGCTGGAACGTTGGCATACGGAAGGCGATGCCGCACTGGACGTGAACCACAATCTGGTGACATCAGCAACGATTGAGGGCATTTCTGGCTGGCTGCACCGCAAAGGCGCGACACCTGCCGACTGTGGACCGGTCATCATTCCCGGTTCGCGCGGCGACTACAGCTACATCGTGCAGCCCATTCCTCACGCCGACAGCCTGTATTCGCTGGCACATGGCGCGGGCAGGAAGTGGATGCGCACGGAGTGTAAAGATCGACTGTCTTCACGTTACAGCGTCCAGCAACTCGCGCGTACCCGCTTCGGCAGCCGCGTGATTTGTCAGGACAGACAGCTGATTTTTCAGGAAGCACCAGAAGCCTACAAACCGATAGACAGCGTGATCGGTGCGATGCAGCAGGCGGGATTAATCACGCTGATTGCTCGCCTGAAGCCGGTACTCACCTACAAAACGCGTGGGGAGGATAAATGA
- a CDS encoding methyl-accepting chemotaxis protein produces MLGLSFKHWGLGIKLSVIASLSVAILFIAFTLSLTRSAGNQLKALTLNDMQSQVNGVTDMINMYDTSLQAEVSNYTRLLASFLPTRFSLDTVNRTPFGNTAHPTLKAGDTVLNLNTEVPDDFLSRTHAISTIFVRDGEDFTRVTTSLKKEDGSRAMGTKLDRESPAYAPVMKGDTYSGLATLFGKQYITQYEPIRDSENKVIGILFVGVDITKQFTDMQQTILNKKMGETGHFFVLSTKKGKDAGNYLYHQSNANQRPDWSEGALEKVLATGNGTIEYDNNTMTGEEKTRIMVYRSIPQWNWIVAGTVSKESLMAEINHTRNLFLSGGIILVLLFAAFFVMLTRKWLSQPLVEIVKVAEQFSAGNLTATLSSNRYDEVGRLIDAINGIGQGLTTIVSQVRNSSEEISAGTDALAADSENISEQIARQASSVEETSASMEQLSASVKQNADNVSAAKDLAEQSAAAARNGSQTVTDSVSTMSDIKNSSQRIADITTVIESIAFQTNILALNAAVEAARAGEHGRGFAVVAAEVRALAQRSSTAVKEIETLIDESLEKIEAGYHFSEKTQAVMDDLRNRILQVSTIVNDIDIASREQSAGISQVNIAIVQIGQATQENAILVNNSEDTAQSLRQKGHHLSELVSVFRI; encoded by the coding sequence ATGTTGGGACTTTCTTTTAAACACTGGGGCCTGGGTATCAAGCTATCCGTCATCGCTTCACTGAGCGTGGCGATACTTTTCATTGCATTCACCCTATCCCTCACCCGATCAGCAGGCAATCAGCTCAAAGCCCTGACCCTTAACGACATGCAGAGCCAGGTGAATGGCGTCACCGACATGATCAACATGTACGATACCAGCCTACAAGCCGAGGTTAGCAATTATACGCGGCTGCTGGCGAGCTTTCTGCCGACGCGGTTTTCACTGGATACCGTTAACCGCACACCTTTTGGCAACACCGCTCACCCAACGCTTAAGGCTGGCGACACGGTATTGAACCTCAATACTGAAGTGCCGGACGACTTTCTGAGCCGTACTCACGCGATTTCAACGATTTTTGTTCGCGATGGAGAGGATTTTACGCGCGTCACCACGTCGCTGAAAAAAGAAGATGGATCGCGCGCGATGGGCACCAAACTCGATCGTGAAAGTCCGGCCTATGCGCCCGTGATGAAAGGCGACACCTACAGTGGGCTAGCCACGCTGTTCGGCAAACAGTACATCACTCAGTATGAACCGATACGCGATAGTGAAAACAAGGTGATCGGTATTCTGTTCGTCGGTGTCGACATCACGAAGCAATTTACCGATATGCAGCAAACGATTCTGAACAAGAAAATGGGTGAAACCGGCCATTTCTTTGTACTTAGCACGAAAAAAGGAAAAGATGCGGGCAACTATCTTTACCATCAAAGTAACGCCAACCAACGCCCTGACTGGTCAGAAGGTGCGTTAGAGAAAGTGCTGGCAACCGGTAATGGTACGATCGAATACGACAACAACACGATGACGGGCGAAGAGAAAACCCGAATCATGGTGTACCGCAGTATTCCGCAGTGGAACTGGATTGTTGCAGGCACGGTGAGCAAAGAAAGCCTGATGGCAGAAATTAATCACACCCGTAACTTGTTTTTGAGCGGCGGCATTATTCTGGTTCTGCTGTTCGCCGCATTCTTTGTCATGCTGACACGCAAATGGCTGAGCCAGCCGCTGGTTGAAATCGTCAAAGTGGCGGAACAGTTTTCTGCCGGTAACCTGACCGCGACGCTTTCAAGCAACCGTTACGATGAAGTTGGCCGCCTGATCGATGCCATTAACGGTATCGGACAAGGGCTAACGACCATCGTGTCGCAGGTGAGAAATTCGTCCGAAGAAATCAGTGCTGGTACCGATGCGCTAGCTGCCGATAGCGAAAACATCAGCGAACAAATTGCCCGTCAGGCCAGCAGCGTCGAAGAGACATCTGCCAGCATGGAGCAACTCTCCGCCAGCGTGAAGCAGAACGCCGATAACGTCTCCGCCGCCAAAGATCTGGCAGAGCAGAGCGCCGCAGCAGCACGAAACGGTAGCCAGACCGTCACCGACTCCGTTTCTACGATGAGCGACATCAAGAACTCATCGCAGCGGATTGCTGATATCACGACCGTGATCGAATCTATCGCTTTCCAGACCAATATTCTGGCACTGAATGCCGCAGTAGAAGCCGCTCGCGCAGGTGAACACGGCAGAGGTTTCGCCGTGGTTGCTGCTGAAGTACGGGCGCTGGCACAGCGCAGCTCCACCGCGGTGAAAGAGATTGAAACCCTGATTGATGAATCACTGGAGAAAATCGAAGCGGGTTATCATTTCTCAGAAAAAACGCAGGCGGTAATGGACGACTTGCGTAACCGCATCTTGCAAGTCAGCACCATCGTGAACGATATCGATATCGCCTCACGCGAGCAGTCCGCTGGTATCAGCCAGGTGAACATCGCGATTGTACAGATTGGTCAGGCAACACAGGAAAACGCCATTCTGGTCAACAATTCGGAAGACACCGCGCAGAGCCTGCGCCAGAAAGGCCACCACCTCAGCGAGCTGGTCAGCGTCTTCCGTATTTAA
- the bsmA gene encoding biofilm peroxide resistance protein BsmA: MNIVRILFLPLILMLSGCQIIQGKPVAPPPPAEKALEIRYAQASKLEKMGTISVSMRGNADDVDRALQQKADASGAHYYVIVMKSEAAALPGMWLARAVLYR, translated from the coding sequence ATGAACATCGTGCGGATACTTTTCTTACCCTTAATACTGATGCTGTCCGGCTGCCAGATCATACAAGGTAAGCCTGTCGCGCCACCGCCGCCTGCGGAGAAAGCGCTTGAAATTCGCTACGCGCAGGCCAGCAAGCTGGAAAAAATGGGGACGATTTCGGTGAGCATGCGCGGAAACGCAGATGATGTGGATCGCGCCCTTCAACAAAAAGCCGATGCCTCTGGTGCGCATTATTATGTGATCGTAATGAAATCCGAAGCTGCCGCGCTCCCCGGCATGTGGCTTGCGCGCGCCGTGCTATATCGCTGA
- the nsrR gene encoding nitric oxide-sensing transcriptional repressor NsrR: protein MQLTSFTDYGLRALIYMASLPGGKMTSISEVTEVYGVSRNHMVKIINQLSRAGLVMAVRGKNGGIRLGKPAETIRIGDVVRELEPLTLVNCSHEFCHITPACRLKQVLQQAVQNFLHELDQYTLADMVKENPPLYKLLLVE, encoded by the coding sequence GTGCAGTTAACAAGTTTTACGGATTATGGTTTGCGAGCGCTGATTTACATGGCATCGCTGCCGGGCGGGAAAATGACCAGCATTTCGGAAGTCACGGAAGTGTATGGCGTGTCCCGTAATCATATGGTCAAAATTATCAATCAACTTAGTCGTGCTGGGTTGGTGATGGCCGTGCGCGGCAAGAATGGCGGTATCCGTCTTGGGAAACCGGCAGAAACCATCCGAATTGGCGATGTCGTGCGCGAATTGGAGCCGCTCACGCTGGTTAACTGTAGCCATGAATTTTGCCACATCACACCGGCCTGTCGCTTAAAGCAGGTGCTTCAACAAGCGGTACAAAATTTCCTGCATGAGCTGGATCAATACACGCTGGCTGATATGGTCAAAGAAAACCCGCCGCTTTATAAATTATTGTTGGTTGAATGA